The following coding sequences are from one Camarhynchus parvulus chromosome 1, STF_HiC, whole genome shotgun sequence window:
- the SLITRK1 gene encoding SLIT and NTRK-like protein 1 — protein MLLWILLLETSLCFAAGNVTGDVCKEKICACNEIEGDLHVDCEKKGFTSLQHFTAPTSQFYHLFLHGNSLTRLFPNEFANFYNAVSLHMENNGLHEIVPGAFLGLQLVKRLHINNNKIKSFRKQTFLGLDDLEYLQADFNLLRDIDPGAFRDLNKLEVLILNDNLISTLPPNVFQYVPITHLDLRGNRLKTLPYEEVLEQIPGIAEILLEDNPWDCTCDLLSLKEWLENIPKNALIGRVICEAPTRLQGKDLNETTEQELCKKNRVDSSLAAPPAEEETCDPGPIPTPFKIHGKEDPATPGSAPNGGTKIPVNWQIKTKPTAAVSTVSAKSKLPATFSCPHICSCDQIPGSGLKVNCNDRNVSSLVDLKPKPSNVQELFLRDNKIHTIRKSHFLDYRKLNLLDLGNNNIATVENNTFKNLFDLRWLYMDSNYLDTLSREKFTGLQNLEYLNVEFNGIQMIMPGTFNAMPKLRVLILNNNLLRSLPVDVFAGVSLSKLSIHNNYFMYLPVAGVLDQLTSITQIDLHGNPWDCTCPIVPFKQWAEMLRPKVIMSDLRCESPEDFFKEDFESLSNDVICPQLKISPTLTSTNKNSTGLTETGTHSNSYLETSRVSISVLVPGLLLVFVTSAFTVVGMLVFILRNRKRSKRRDANSSASEINSLQTVCDSSYWHNGPYSADGAHRVYDCGSHSLSD, from the coding sequence atgctgctttggatTCTGTTGCTGGAGACGtctctttgttttgctgctggaaaCGTTACAGGGGACGTTTGCAAAGAGAAGATCTGTGCCTGCAACGAGATAGAAGGGGATTTGCACGTAGACTGTGAGAAAAAGGGATTTACCAGCCTGCAACATTTCACAGCCCCAACTTCCCAATTTTACCATTTATTCCTGCATGGCAATTCCCTGACTCGACTTTTCCCTAATGAGTTTGCTAACTTTTACAATGCGGTCAGTTTGCACATGGAAAACAACGGTTTGCATGAGATTGTTCCTGGGGCTTTCCTTGGGCTGCAGCTGGTGAAACGCTTGCACATAAACAACAACAAGATCAAATCGTTCAGGAAGCAGACTTTCCTGGGGCTGGACGATCTGGAATACCTCCAGGCAGATTTTAATCTGTTGCGGGATATTGACCCGGGAGCATTTAGGGACTTAAACAAGCTAGAGGTGCTGATTTTAAATGACAATCTCATCAGCACCTTGCCCCCCAACGTGTTTCAATATGTGCCGATCACCCACCTCGACCTCCGGGGAAACCGTCTTAAAACCTTGCCTTACGAGGAGGTCCTGGAGCAGATCCCAGGCATTGCTGAAATCCTGCTAGAGGATAACCCCTGGGACTGCACTTGCGATCTGCTGTCGTTGAAAGAATGGCTGGAAAACATACCTAAAAATGCTTTGATCGGCAGAGTGATTTGTGAAGCTCCCACTAGGTTGCAGGGCAAAGATTTAAATGAgaccacagagcaggagctgtgtaaAAAGAACAGAGTAGATTCCAGCCTAGCTGCTCCCCCTGCCGAAGAAGAAACCTGCGATCCTGgtcccattccaacccccttTAAAATACATGGCAAAGAAGACCCTGCCACGCCAGGATCTGCTCCAAACGGAGGTACAAAGATTCCTGTCAACTGGCAAATCAAGACCAaacccactgctgctgtgtcGACAGTGAGTGCGAAGAGCAAACTACCAGCCACCTTTTCCTGCCCGCACATCTGCAGCTGTGATCAGATCCCTGGCTCAGGTTTAAAGGTTAATTGCAATGATAGAAATGTGAGCAGCTTGGTGGATTTGAAGCCCAAGCCCTCCAACGTGCAGGAGCTGTTTCTGAGAGACAACAAAATACACACCATCAGGAAATCCCACTTTCTGGATTACCGAAAACTTAATTTACTCGATCTGGGCAACAACAATATTGCCACCGTTGAGAACAACACCTTCAAGAACCTCTTTGATCTCCGATGGCTCTACATGGATAGCAATTACTTAGACACCCTGTCCCGGGAGAAATTCACTGGGCTGCAAAACCTGGAGTATCTGAATGTGGAGTTTAATGGGATCCAGATGATTATGCCTGGTACCTTCAATGCGATGCCCAAACTGAGAGTCCTCATCCTCAACAACAACCTGCTGAGGTCTCTCCCAGTAGACGTGTTCGCTGGGGTCTCACTTTCCAAGCTGAGCATACACAACAATTATTTCATGTACCTCCCGGTGGCGGGGGTGCTGGACCAGCTCACCTCCATCACCCAGATCGACCTGCACGGCAACCCATGGGACTGTACTTGCCCTATCGTGCCTTTCAAACAGTGGGCAGAGATGCTGCGCCCCAAGGTGATTATGAGTGACCTGAGGTGTGAGTCCCCTGAAGATTTCTTCAAGGAGGATTTCGAGTCTCTCTCCAACGATGTGATTTGCCCTCAGTTAAAAATCTCTCCCACATTAACTTCTACTAACAAAAACAGCACCGGGTTGACAGAGACAGGTACTCACTCCAACTCCTACTTGGAGACCAGTCGGGTCTCTATTTCGGTGCTAGTGCCAGGGcttctgctggtttttgtgACCTCTGCCTTCACAGTGGTTGGCATGCTCGTTTTCATCCTGAGGAACAGAAAGCGCTCCAAGAGGAGGGACGCCAACTCCTCTGCATCTGAAATCAACTCCTTGCAGACGGTCTGCGACTCGTCCTACTGGCACAACGGGCCCTACAGCGCCGACGGGGCCCACAGGGTGTACGACTGCGGCTCCCACTCCCTGTCGGACTga